One stretch of Armigeres subalbatus isolate Guangzhou_Male chromosome 2, GZ_Asu_2, whole genome shotgun sequence DNA includes these proteins:
- the LOC134210911 gene encoding acetyl-CoA carboxylase isoform X3, with the protein MDKCDSSAESCDTEPPVKKSNQSILTNGNVETEVAIDAVAQQIKRVSFSNANHIYGEQGDSSEKLNNHCALNNTTSDSGLDTVNANNNVIKNGMDSNSGEGGGGDRPNFIVGEDGLEESEAKDEFPQNTQNGMQSHSAYEISLNEKRRRLRPSMSHGTGLGLERGHERDFVLSTTEEFVKKFNGTRAINKVLIANNGIAAVKCMRSIRRWAYEMFKNERAVRFVVMVTPEDLKANAEYIKMADHYVPVPGGSNNNNYANVELIVDIALRTQVQAVWAGWGHASENPKLPELLHKKGLVFLGPPERAMWALGDKVASSIVAQTAEIPTLPWSGSELKAQYSGKKIKISSDLFARGCVTTSEQGLIAAGKIGFPVMIKASEGGGGKGIRRVDQADEFPALFRQVQAEVPGSPIFVMKLARGARHLEVQLLADQYGNAISLFGRDCSIQRRHQKIIEEAPAIIAEPEVFEDMEKAAVRLAKMVGYVSAGTVEYLYDAEGRYFFLELNPRLQVEHPCTEMVAEVNLPACQLQIGMGIPLYRIKDIRLLYGENPWGSSVIDFDDPATKPRPRGHVIAARITSENPDEGFKPSSGTVQELNFRSSQNVWGYFSVAASGGLHEFADSQFGHCFSWGENRQQARENLVIALKELSIRGDFRTTVEYLITLLETNSFLDNTIDTAWLDALIAERVKADKPDIILGVICGALHIADRKITEAFTSFQTSMEKGQIQAANTLTNVIDVELISEAIRYKVQPAKTGPNTYFLVMNGSFKEVEVHRLSDGGMLISLDGSSYTTYMKEEVDRYRIVIGNQTCVFDKENDPSLLRSPSAGKLINLLIEDGAHVNKGQPYAEIEVMKMVMTLTASETGTVSFVRRPGAVLDAGSLLGHLELDDPSLVTKAQPYKNPWPLTADSVQVPEKLNRVHSTYKTILENTLGGYCLPDPYNAPRLREIIEKFMQSLRDPSLPLLELQEVIASISGRIPLSVEKKIRKLMQLYERNITSVLAQFPSQQIASVIDMHAATLQKRTDRDVFFLTTQGIVQLVQRYRNGIRGRMKAAVHELLRQYYAVESQFQHGHYDKCVGAIRDKHKDNMDVVVGTIFSHSQVAKKNLLVTLLVDHLWANEPGLTDELAATLSELTSLNRAEHSRVALRARQVLIAAHQPAYELRHNQMESIFLSAVDMYGHDFHPENLQRLIQSETSIFDILHDFFYHSNRAVCNAALEVYVRRAYTSYDLTCLQHLELSGEVPLVHFQFLLPTAHPNRYKILPDGTETDNIYDSFMRTGCMAAFDSFEHFTEYSDEILDLLEDFASPAFVNPKVLEAVDTGDSERRMSTSINVSISDPITRPAETDGIAALPAEAMHILSIAVRDMGDMDDLQMEQVFGSFCAQHREELLNRRVRRITFAALKKRQFPKFFTYRARDNFEEDRIYRHLEPACAFQLELNRMRTYDLEALPTANQKMHLYLGRAKVPKGQEVTDFRFFIRSIIRHSDLITKEASFEYLQNEGERVLLEAMDELEVAFSHPHAKRTDCNHIFLNFVPTVIMDPGKIEESVTKMVMRYGPRLWKLRVLQAELKMVIRPTTQSPTTSVRLCIANDSGYFLDIAMYTEVTDPESHVIKFQAYGNRQGPLNGLPISSPYMTKDYLQQKRFQAQSNGTTYVYDIPDMFRQMTERLWKEFSKARPTEDIRIPEKILLVCNELVLKGDTLEEIQRLPGENNVGMVAWRIVLATPEFPDGREIVVIANDLTYFIGSFGPQEDFLFCKASELSRQRKCPRIYISVNSGARIGLAEEVKSLFKIAWEDPDEPEKGFKYLYLTTEDYSKIANTNSVRAILIEDEGEPRYKITDIIGKTDGLGVENLRYAGMIAGETSRAYEDVVTISMVTCRTIGIGSYLVRLGQRVIQIDNSHIILTGFAALNKLLGRKVYASNNQLGGIQIMYNNGVTHKTEALDLDGVYTILYWLSYIPDIRGGTLPIVSASDSINRPIDFMPTKAPYDPRWMLAGRVNPSNPSEWETGFFDRGTWSEVMEPWAKTVVVGRAKLGGIPVGVIAVETRTVELTIPADPANLDSEAKTFQQAGQVWFPDSSYKTAQAIKDFGREELPLIILANWRGFSGGQKDMYEQIVKFGAYIVDGLREYKQPVIIYLPPNAELRGGAWAVLDPTINPRYMETYADPESRAGVLEPEGIVEVKFKDKDLIKAIQRLDPVTLDVSNFLMNLIHNIFLLIQFNFLYIMFPQLKKKQAEAGGNKDAVADFENQIKLRINSLLHVYHTVAVHFADLHDTPERMLEKGCISEIVPWRSSRSFLYWRMRRLLLEEYFIKQILDAQDSLSVGQAKSMLRRWFVEDKGATEAYLWENNEPVVEWLENQKKNDSTVSRNIYAVKKDAIISQIQKALEECPEVALDAVVGLCQALSPAHRGEVVKTLTQLEFTEKEHASMG; encoded by the exons GTGCTGATTGCCAACAATGGAATTGCAGCGGTCAAGTGTATGCGGTCGATCCGACGGTGGGCATACGAGATGTTCAAGAATGAAAGGGCGGTGCGTTTCGTCGTTATGGTCACCCCGGAGGATCTTAAGGCTAACGCCGAGTACATCAAGATGGCCGATCACTACGTCCCGGTACCAGGCGGATCGAATAACAATAATTACGCGAACGTCGAACTGATTGTGGACATCGCCCTCCGGACGCAGGTTCAAGCGGTTTGGGCAGGTTGGGGACATGCTTCCGAAAACCCAAAGCTGCCCGAACTGCTGCACAAAAAGGGTTTGGTATTTTTGGGCCCACCGGAGCGTGCCATGTGGGCTTTAGGAGACAAGGTTGCCTCCTCGATAGTTGCACAAACGGCCGAAATTCCAACGCTGCCCTGGTCCGGTTCAGAACTGAAGGCCCAATATAGcgggaagaaaatcaaaatttccagTGATTTGTTCGCCCGTGGGTGTGTAACAACTTCGGAACAGGGATTAATAGCCGCCGGAAAGATCGGATTCCCAGTGATGATCAAAGCGTCTGAAGGTGGCGGCGGGAAAGGTATTCGCCGAGTTGATCAAGCAGATGAATTTCCGGCTTTGTTCCGTCAGGTGCAAGCCGAAGTACCTGGATCACCAATTTTTGTGATGAAACTTGCTCGTGGAGCGCGACATTTAGAGGTGCAGCTTCTAGCCGATCAGTACGGCAATGCTATCAGTTTGTTCGGACGTGATTGTTCTATTCAGAGAAGACATCAAAAAATCATTGAAGAAGCTCCTGCAATTATTGCTGAACCAGAGGTTTTCGAAGATATGGAAAAGGCAGCTGTTCGGTTGGCAAAAATGGTTGGCTATGTGAGTGCTGGTACGGTGGAATATTTGTACGATGCAGAAGGAAGATATTTTTTCCTGGAGTTGAATCCTCGTTTGCAAGTAGAGCACCCGTGTACAGAAATGGTAGCTGAAGTGAATCTACCCGCTTGTCAACTGCAAATTGGAATGGGTATCCCATTGTATAGAATCAAAGATATTCGATTGTTGTACGGCGAAAACCCATGGGGATCGTCGGTGATTGATTTCGATGATCCAGCAACGAAGCCACGTCCTCGCGGTCATGTGATTGCCGCTCGTATCACATCTGAGAATCCGGATGAAGGCTTCAAGCCAAGCTCAGGAACGGTGCAGGAATTGAACTTCCGATCGAGTCAAAACGTTTGGGGTTACTTCAGTGTGGCTGCGTCAGGCGGGCTTCACGAGTTTGCTGATTCCCAATTTGGTCATTGCTTTTCATGGGGAGAGAACCGACAGCAAGCTAGGGAAAATTTGGTTATCGCATTGAAGGAACTTTCAATCCGCGGTGATTTCCGTACGACTGTTGAATATTTAATTACGCTTCTGGAAACGAATAGCTTTTTGGATAATACAATCGATACAGCATGGCTGGATGCACTGATTGCCGAACGAGTGAAGGCGGATAAACCGGATATAATACTTGGAGTAATCTGTGGTGCCCTGCATATTGCAGATCGGAAAATAACGGAGGCATTCACAAGCTTCCAAACATCGATGGAAAAAGGACAAATTCAGGCAGCTAATACGTTGACAAATGTGATAGATGTGGAGTTGATATCCGAAGCTATTCGATATAAAGTTCAACCAGCTAAAACCGGTCCAAACACATATTTCCTTGTGATGAATGGATCGTTCAAGGAAGTTGAAGTTCATAGGTTGTCCGATGGAGGCATGTTGATTTCGTTGGATGGATCGAGTTATACAACCTACATGAAAGAAGAAGTTGATCGGTATCGTATCGTGATTGGCAATCAGACGTGTGTTTTTGAtaaagaaaatgatccttcCTTATTGCGATCCCCATCCGCAGGTAAATTGATCAATTTGTTGATCGAAGATGGAGCTCATGTAAACAAAGGACAGCCTTATGCAGAAATCGAAGTCATGAAGATGGTTATGACCCTCACCGCTAGTGAAACAGGTACCGTGTCATTTGTGCGTCGTCCAGGAGCAGTTCTTGATGCTGGTTCATTGCTGGGACACCTAGAACTGGATGATCCCTCATTAGTCACAAAAGCTCAACCCTACAAGAATCCATGGCCGCTAACCGCTGATAGCGTACAGGTTCCTGAAAAATTGAACCGGGTGCATTCCACATACAAAACTATCCTGGAAAACACATTAGGTGGATATTGTCTGCCTGACCCTTATAACGCCCCTAGACTAAGGGAAATTATCGAAAAGTTCATGCAAAGCTTGCGTGACCCATCGCTGCCGCTGCTAGAACTGCaggaagttattgcctcaatttcCGGCCGTATTCCTCTGTCAGTGGAAAAGAAAATCCGCAAATTGATGCAACTCTATGAACGGAATATCACGAGCGTGCTAGCCCAGTTCCCATCGCAGCAAATTGCTTCCGTGATCGACATGCACGCTGCCACATTACAAAAGCGCACCGACCGCGACGTTTTCTTCCTCACCACTCAAGGAATAGTGCAATTGGTGCAACGTTATCGCAACGGCATCCGTGGTCGTATGAAGGCTGCTGTTCACGAGTTACTGCGCCAGTACTACGCAGTCGAGTCTCAGTTCCAGCACGGACATTACGACAAATGTGTGGGCGCTATCCGTGACAAGCATAAAGATAATATGGATGTTGTTGTCGGAACAATCTTCTCACATAGTCAAGTggcgaagaaaaatcttttggTAACTCTGCTGGTAGACCATTTGTGGGCAAATGAGCCAGGATTGACCGACGAGTTAGCTGCCACGTTGAGCGAACTAACTTCGCTTAATCGAGCGGAACACTCGCGTGTTGCTCTACGCGCTCGTCAGGTGCTAATTGCAGCACATCAGCCGGCGTATGAATTGCGTCACAATCAGATGGAATCGATTTTCTTATCTGCTGTCGACATGTACGGTCACGACTTTCATCCGGAAAATCTGCAGCGTCTGATTCAGTCGGaaacatcaattttcgatatcttGCATGATTTCTTCTACCACTCGAATCGGGCCGTTTGTAACGCTGCATTGGAGGTCTACGTGCGTCGTGCATACACTTCTTACGACCTGACGTGTTTGCAGCATCTGGAACTGTCCGGAGAAGTTCCATTGGTACATTTCCAATTCCTTCTGCCAACAGCGCATCCAAACCGTTACAA GATACTTCCGGATGGAACCGAGACGGACAACATTTACGATTCTTTCATGCGTACCGGTTGCATGGCTGCGTTTGATTcgtttgaacatttcactgaATATTCGGATGAAATTTTGGATCTGCTGGAAGATTTTGCCTCACCTGCCTTCGTCAATCCCAAAGTGCTGGAAGCCGTGGACACCGGAGATTCTGAACGCCGTATGAGTACGTCAATTAATGTCTCTATTTCGGACCCGATCACTCGGCCTGCCGAAACTGATGGAATTGCAG CTCTTCCTGCTGAAGCAATGCATATTCTGAGTATCGCTGTCCGAGACATGGGCGATATGGACGATTTACAGATGGAGCAAGTTTTCGGATCATTTTGCGCACAGCATcgggaggaacttttgaacCGTCGTGTGAGAAGAATCACTTTTGCAGCACTTAAGAA ACGTCAATTCCCCAAATTCTTCACGTACCGTGCCCGGGACAATTTCGAGGAGGATCGTATCTATCGTCATCTCGAGCCAGCTTGTGCTTTCCAGCTGGAACTGAATCGTATGCGTACGTATGATTTGGAAGCCCTGCCAACCGCGAATCAGAAGATGCATCTTTATTTGGGTCGCGCCAAGGTGCCAAAGGGACAGGAAGTTACTGATTTCCGTTTCTTCATTCGCTCGATCATTCGACACTCGGATCTAATTACCAAAGAAGCTTCGTTCGAGTATCTTCAGAATGAAGGTGAACGTGTTTTGTTGGAGGCGATGGATGAGCTGGAAGTCGCATTTTCTCACCCTCATGCTAAACGGACGGATTGTAACCACATTTTCCTGAACTTTGTTCCAACGGTTATAATGGATCCGGGAAAAATAGAAGAATCGGTTACCAAAATGGTGATGCGTTATGGTCCTCGTTTGTGGAAGCTCCGAGTACTACAAGCCGAACTTAAAATGGTAATTCGACCGACAACTCAATCCCCAACTACCTCCGTTCGTTTATGCATAGCAAACGATTCAGGTTACTTCCTAGACATAGCGATGTACACCGAAGTGACCGATCCAGAATCTCATGTGATCAAATTCCAAGCGTATGGAAATAGACAAGGTCCACTAAATGGATTGCCAATTTCGTCGCCCTACATGACCAAAGATTATTTACAGCAAAAACGATTCCAAGCACAATCGAATGGTACAACTTATGTGTATGATATTCCGGACATGTTCCGTCAGATGACTGAACGCTTGTGGAAGGAGTTTTCCAAAGCAAGACCGACGGAAGATATTCGAATTCCCGAGAAGATATTGCTCGTTTGTAACGAACTGGTTCTAAAAGGAGATACTCTAGAGGAAATTCAACGACTACCTGGAGAAAATAATGTTGGCATGGTGGCATGGAGAATTGTTCTTGCCACACCTGAATTCCCGGATGGTCGTGAAATCGTTGTGATTGCTAATGATCTGACATATTTTATTGGCTCGTTTGGACCACAAGAAGATTTTCTATTCTGTAAAGCATCGGAACTATCTCGACAACGTAAATGCCCTAGAATCTACATTTCAGTCAACAGTGGAGCTCGCATCGGATTGGCCGAGGAAGTCAAATCTCTGTTCAAAATTGCATGGGAGGATCCAGATGAACCAGAAAAAGGATTTAAGTACCTATATTTGACTACAGAAGACTATAGCAAGATAGCCAATACAAATTCTGTCCGTGCCATTTTGATTGAGGACGAAGGTGAGCCGCGCTATAAAATCACCGACATTATTGGCAAAACTGATGGTCTTGGTGTGGAGAACCTGCGATATGCTGGTATGATTGCCGGTGAAACTTCTAGAGCATACGAAGATGTGGTGACGATTTCGATGGTAACCTGCAGAACTATCGGTATTGGATCCTACTTGGTGCGACTTGGGCAGCGTGTGATACAGATAGACAATTCTCATATTATTTTAACCGGCTTTGCCGCTTTGAATAAGCTGTTAGGTAGGAAAGTGTATGCCTCAAACAATCAGCTGGGTGGAATTCAGATTATGTACAATAACGGCGTAACTCACAAAACGGAAGCCCTTGATTTAGATGGTGTGTACACAATACTATATTGGCTCTCTTACATTCCGGATATCCGTGGAGGAACGCTCCCCATTGTATCGGCAAGCGATTCCATTAATCGGCCAATTGACTTCATGCCAACCAAAGCACCGTATGATCCGCGGTGGATGCTGGCAGGTCGTGTCAACCCCTCTAACCCCTCTGAGTGGGAAACCGGTTTCTTTGATCGTGGCACATGGTCAGAGGTGATGGAGCCCTGGGCAAAAACGGTGGTCGTTGGACGTGCTAAGCTTGGTGGCATCCCAGTTGGAGTAATAGCCGTGGAAACCAGAACCGTCGAACTGACGATACCCGCCGATCCGGCCAATCTCGATTCCGAAGCGAAAACATTCCAACAAGCCGGTCAGGTGTGGTTCCCGGATTCGTCCTACAAAACGGCACAAGCAATTAAGGACTTTGGTCGGGAGGAGCTGCCGCTGATAATCTTGGCCAATTGGCGAGGATTCTCCGGCGGACAGAAAG ATATGTATGAGCAAATCGTCAAGTTCGGAGCGTACATTGTGGATGGGCTGAGAGAGTACAAACAACCGGTTATCATTTACCTGCCTCCAAATGCAGAACTTCGGGGTGGAGCATGGGCAGTGCTGGACCCGACGATCAATCCGCGCTACATGGAAACCTACGCCGATCCTGAATCTCGTGCCGGAGTGTTGGAACCTGAAGGTATCGTAGAAGTCAAGTTCAAGGATAAGGATCTCATCAAAGCCATTCAGCGGCTTGACCCCGTAACACTGGATGTAAGTAACTTTTTAATGAACCTCATCCATAATATATTCTTActtattcaatttaattttctttacaTAATGTTTCCACAGCTGAAGAAGAAGCAAGCCGAGGCTGGTGGCAATAAGGACGCGGTGGCGGATTTTGAGAACCAAATCAAGCTACGAATCAATTCGTTGTTGCACGTGTACCACACGGTAGCCGTGCATTTCGCAGATCTTCACGACACACCGGAACGAATGCTGGAGAAGGGATGCATTAGCGAAATCGTACCATGGCGAAGCTCACGTAGCTTTTTATATTGGCGCATGCGCCGGTTACTGCTCGAAGAGTATTTCATTAAACAAATCTTGGATGCTCAAGATAGCCTTTCGGTGGGACAGGCAAAATCTATGCTTCGACGGTGGTTTGTCGAAGACAAAGGTGCTACGGAG GCTTACTTATGGGAAAACAACGAACCCGTTGTGGAGTGGTTAGAGAACCAAAAGAAGAACGATTCAACTGTCAGTCGCAACATTTACGCAGTCAAGAAGGATGCAATAATCTCCCAAATTCAAAAAGCTTTAGAG GAATGTCCCGAAGTGGCTTTGGATGCGGTGGTTGGTCTGTGCCAAGCACTGTCCCCCGCTCATCGTGGAGAGGTTGTAAAAACGCTTACTCAGCTAGAATTTACCGAGAAGGAGCACGCCAGTATGGGATGA